From the genome of Duffyella gerundensis, one region includes:
- the dppD gene encoding dipeptide ABC transporter ATP-binding protein yields MALLHVDQLSVHFGDEKAPFKAVDRISYEVEQGQVVGIVGESGSGKSVSSLAIMGLIDYPGKVKAEKLAFNQRDLMKISEKERRQLVGSEVAMIFQDPMTSLNPCYTVGYQIMEAIKVHQGGNRRTRRQRAIDLLNQVGIPDAESRLDVYPHQLSGGMSQRVMIAMAIACRPKLLIADEPTTALDVTIQAQIIELLLELQKQENMALILITHDLALVAEAAQHIIVMYAGQVVETGKAVDIFRAPRHPYTQALLRALPEFAVDKARLASLPGVVPGKYDRPNGCLLNPRCPYATDRCRAEEPPLRDIPGRQSKCHYPLDDAGRPTYEA; encoded by the coding sequence ATGGCACTATTACATGTAGATCAACTATCGGTGCATTTCGGCGACGAAAAGGCACCTTTCAAGGCGGTTGACCGCATCAGCTACGAGGTTGAACAGGGCCAGGTCGTCGGCATTGTCGGTGAATCGGGTTCAGGTAAATCGGTTAGCTCGCTGGCGATCATGGGATTAATCGATTATCCCGGTAAGGTAAAAGCAGAGAAGCTGGCGTTTAATCAGCGCGATCTGATGAAAATCTCCGAGAAAGAGCGCCGCCAGCTGGTGGGTTCGGAAGTGGCGATGATTTTCCAGGATCCGATGACCAGCCTGAATCCCTGCTACACCGTGGGTTATCAGATTATGGAAGCGATCAAGGTGCATCAGGGCGGCAATCGCCGTACCCGTCGCCAGCGCGCCATCGATCTGCTGAACCAGGTTGGCATTCCTGATGCGGAATCGCGTCTTGATGTTTATCCGCACCAGCTTTCCGGCGGCATGAGCCAGCGCGTGATGATTGCCATGGCGATCGCCTGTCGGCCAAAACTGCTGATTGCCGATGAGCCAACCACCGCGCTGGATGTGACCATTCAGGCGCAGATCATCGAGCTGCTGCTGGAGCTGCAAAAGCAGGAGAACATGGCGCTGATCCTGATTACTCACGATCTGGCGCTGGTGGCCGAAGCGGCACAGCACATTATTGTGATGTACGCCGGGCAGGTGGTGGAAACCGGCAAGGCAGTGGATATCTTCCGTGCGCCGCGCCATCCTTATACGCAGGCGCTGCTGCGGGCACTGCCGGAGTTTGCGGTCGATAAAGCGCGTCTGGCGTCGTTGCCAGGCGTGGTGCCGGGCAAATACGATCGGCCAAACGGCTGCCTGCTGAATCCGCGCTGCCCGTATGCCACCGATCGCTGCCGGGCGGAAGAGCCGCCATTACGTGATATTCCGGGGCGTCAGTCCAAATGTCACTATCCGCTGGATGATGCCGGGAGACCAACTTATGAAGCATGA
- the bcsQ gene encoding cellulose biosynthesis protein BcsQ, with protein sequence MPLVCVCSPKGGVGKTTMAANLAWALARSGSKVLAIDFDVQNALRLHFGVPLSDGRGFVARSAENPDWSQAVLTTGGNVFVLPYGDVTEEERVRFEDHLTQDAHFLPRGLSTLLNYPGLVIVADFPPGPNPALKAVAELADLHLVVMLADTASVSLLPHIENNRMIGKALNNKAGHYFVLNQSDTRRNISRDVTAFMQQRLDDKLLGVVHRDESVAEANASQQSIFDFSPVSAAAFDIELIARRVASLLDIQVGNGELHGSLRSR encoded by the coding sequence ATGCCGTTAGTTTGTGTTTGCTCACCGAAAGGTGGCGTTGGTAAAACCACGATGGCGGCTAATCTCGCCTGGGCGCTGGCGCGCTCCGGCAGCAAAGTACTGGCAATCGATTTTGACGTACAAAATGCGCTGCGCCTGCACTTCGGCGTTCCCTTATCTGACGGGCGCGGCTTTGTGGCGCGATCCGCTGAAAATCCGGACTGGAGCCAGGCGGTGCTGACCACCGGCGGCAACGTCTTCGTCTTGCCCTACGGCGACGTAACGGAAGAGGAGCGGGTGCGCTTCGAAGATCATCTCACGCAGGATGCGCATTTTTTACCGCGCGGCCTGAGCACGTTGCTGAATTATCCCGGCCTGGTGATTGTGGCTGACTTTCCGCCCGGCCCGAATCCGGCGCTGAAAGCGGTGGCCGAATTAGCCGATTTACATCTGGTGGTGATGTTAGCGGATACCGCCTCGGTATCACTGTTACCGCATATTGAAAATAACCGAATGATCGGCAAAGCGTTAAATAATAAAGCGGGACACTATTTCGTCCTGAACCAGAGTGATACACGTCGCAATATAAGTCGGGACGTAACGGCTTTTATGCAGCAGCGCCTCGACGATAAATTATTGGGCGTGGTGCACCGCGACGAGAGCGTGGCAGAAGCCAATGCTTCACAGCAGTCCATTTTTGATTTTAGTCCGGTTTCAGCGGCGGCTTTTGATATTGAGCTGATCGCAAGGCGTGTCGCTTCGCTATTGGACATCCAGGTTGGCAACGGAGAATTGCACGGTTCGCTGCGCTCGCGGTAA
- the bcsB gene encoding cellulose biosynthesis cyclic di-GMP-binding regulatory protein BcsB has product MKPRLIKSLLVTSLAGSLLLSHAWAENTAVTQDSEALSQVPPPPGVGAEEQQLRAAVAADPYAPNAAAAAQTAPDTANDGSASAPAVTQPSPTESDPAASNPATEATNASQPPAMQTEASAAPLTDDAPQVEQQPAAEASSSSVDAAAEATPAIPDSVAVEPVQPAIETPPVAPAMLFQPTSSEISVAQMGQPRGITLTGGQLQSGIVFTLPADQVITNARLMLSLRVSTALAARNTSLQLMLNGQPLGTLPLGAADSDVSDYQLDIPAAMVVSSNNLSFKINDADKLLCERDSATQNRVTIMPTTRLLLEGQQLNTGTRLRNFPRPFIDPMQMTEASVPMVFPAAADPAQVSAAAMVASWLGIQADYRGARFPVLRDRLPEKNGIVFAHPGDKIGVLTVPAGNVARLMMIDNPNNPIYKLMLVIGSDDEQLRQAAYRLVSQPLTTDAASLTVVTANVPQRQAYDAPRWINTTRPVRLSELLRTDQSMTTNGLWHDALRVNFRAAPDLFLWDGDAIPVQLNYRFPAETWIDENNSYLNVMLNGTFLRNLSVNKLGLLEDAWRRLGGDARQEAYRLELDPYLIYGDNQLALYFNIAPKADAPCGVLLNNNIKSRIEEDSFIDLSHTRHFAMLPNLAYFVGASFPFSQLADYSQTTLLLPEKPSDSEISTLLDLASRSGNATGVALYQNHVLFGIPQGGTSLTRLKNSDVLAVSTVQQSAFTRAMLAKSDYDASGTTLGVKAPGVLDKMRSWLTGDWSRQQLDADRYFSSNEAWRGFVSYASPWNAGRLVVMSIATNDAQLLRLHSDLNAPGINAGIRGDTAIITDENGIRSFRVGPQSPRGEMPWYMMVFWYANQHSVLLALSALLLAAIAGSATWVMLKHHARRRLPSQNDNQQTGKK; this is encoded by the coding sequence ATGAAACCACGTCTGATAAAAAGTCTGCTGGTGACCTCGCTGGCGGGCAGTCTGCTGCTGAGCCACGCATGGGCGGAGAACACCGCCGTCACGCAGGACAGCGAGGCGCTGTCGCAGGTGCCGCCGCCGCCGGGCGTAGGTGCGGAAGAGCAGCAACTGCGCGCCGCCGTGGCCGCCGATCCTTATGCGCCGAACGCGGCCGCTGCGGCGCAAACCGCGCCAGACACCGCGAATGACGGTTCAGCCAGCGCGCCCGCTGTGACGCAGCCGTCCCCGACTGAGAGCGATCCTGCTGCCAGCAATCCGGCTACTGAAGCAACCAATGCCTCGCAGCCACCGGCGATGCAGACGGAGGCCAGCGCTGCGCCGCTGACTGACGACGCGCCGCAGGTGGAGCAACAGCCCGCTGCCGAGGCGTCGTCGTCCAGCGTTGATGCCGCCGCCGAAGCAACGCCAGCCATCCCCGATAGCGTCGCGGTGGAGCCGGTGCAACCGGCAATTGAAACGCCGCCTGTGGCACCCGCTATGCTGTTTCAGCCGACCAGCAGCGAAATCAGCGTGGCGCAGATGGGCCAGCCGCGTGGTATCACGCTGACCGGCGGCCAGTTGCAGTCAGGCATTGTCTTTACGCTGCCCGCCGATCAGGTCATCACCAACGCCCGGCTGATGCTGTCACTGCGCGTCTCTACCGCGCTGGCTGCCCGCAACACCTCGCTGCAATTGATGCTTAATGGCCAGCCGTTGGGTACGCTGCCGCTGGGCGCTGCCGACAGCGACGTCAGTGATTATCAACTCGATATTCCGGCGGCGATGGTGGTGTCCAGCAATAATCTCAGCTTCAAAATCAACGATGCCGATAAGCTGCTGTGCGAGCGCGACAGCGCCACGCAGAACCGCGTCACCATTATGCCGACCACGCGTCTGTTGCTGGAAGGGCAACAGCTCAACACCGGCACCCGCCTGCGTAATTTTCCGCGGCCGTTTATCGATCCGATGCAGATGACCGAAGCCAGCGTGCCGATGGTGTTTCCAGCGGCAGCCGATCCGGCGCAGGTCAGCGCGGCGGCGATGGTCGCTTCCTGGCTGGGCATTCAGGCGGATTATCGCGGCGCCCGTTTTCCGGTATTGCGCGATCGCCTGCCGGAGAAAAATGGCATTGTGTTTGCGCATCCCGGCGACAAAATTGGCGTGCTCACCGTGCCTGCGGGCAACGTAGCCAGGCTGATGATGATCGACAACCCCAACAACCCGATTTACAAGCTGATGCTGGTGATCGGCAGTGATGATGAGCAGCTGCGTCAGGCGGCGTATCGTCTGGTCAGCCAGCCGCTGACCACCGATGCCGCGTCGCTGACCGTGGTGACCGCCAATGTGCCGCAGCGTCAGGCGTATGATGCGCCGCGCTGGATCAACACCACGCGACCGGTGCGCCTCAGTGAACTGCTGCGCACCGATCAGAGTATGACCACTAACGGATTGTGGCACGATGCGCTGCGCGTGAACTTCCGCGCTGCGCCCGATCTCTTTCTGTGGGACGGTGACGCCATTCCGGTGCAGCTCAACTATCGCTTTCCGGCGGAAACCTGGATTGACGAAAATAACTCGTATCTTAATGTCATGCTCAACGGCACGTTCCTGCGCAACCTGTCGGTTAACAAACTCGGGCTACTGGAAGATGCCTGGCGCCGCCTGGGCGGTGACGCGCGACAGGAAGCGTATCGTCTGGAGCTGGATCCCTATCTGATTTACGGCGATAACCAGCTGGCGCTGTACTTCAATATTGCGCCTAAAGCGGACGCGCCGTGCGGCGTGCTGCTGAATAACAATATCAAGAGCCGCATTGAGGAAGATTCGTTTATCGACCTGAGCCATACGCGACACTTCGCGATGTTGCCTAACCTGGCCTATTTCGTCGGCGCATCCTTCCCGTTCTCCCAGCTGGCGGACTATTCCCAGACCACGCTGCTGCTGCCGGAGAAACCCAGCGACAGCGAAATCAGCACGCTGCTCGATCTGGCCAGCCGTTCCGGTAACGCCACCGGCGTGGCGCTGTATCAGAACCATGTGCTGTTTGGCATTCCACAGGGCGGCACCTCGCTGACGCGCCTGAAAAATAGCGATGTGCTGGCGGTCTCTACCGTGCAGCAAAGCGCCTTTACCCGCGCCATGCTGGCTAAAAGCGATTATGACGCCAGCGGCACCACGCTGGGCGTCAAGGCGCCGGGCGTGCTGGATAAGATGCGCAGCTGGCTCACCGGCGACTGGTCGCGGCAGCAGCTCGATGCCGATCGCTATTTTTCTTCCAACGAAGCCTGGCGCGGCTTTGTCAGCTACGCCTCGCCGTGGAACGCCGGTCGGCTGGTGGTGATGTCTATCGCTACCAACGATGCGCAACTGCTGCGTTTGCACAGCGATCTTAACGCACCGGGGATTAACGCCGGGATTCGTGGCGATACCGCGATCATCACCGATGAAAACGGCATTCGCAGCTTCCGCGTTGGCCCCCAGTCGCCGCGCGGCGAAATGCCCTGGTACATGATGGTGTTCTGGTATGCCAACCAGCACAGCGTGCTGTTAGCGCTGAGCGCGTTGCTGTTGGCAGCGATTGCCGGTAGCGCCACCTGGGTTATGTTGAAACATCATGCGCGTCGTCGTTTGCCATCGCAAAACGACAACCAGCAGACCGGTAAGAAGTAA
- the dppC gene encoding dipeptide ABC transporter permease DppC yields the protein MSIVDPASVTAAPKPMTPIQEFWHYFKRNKGAVIGLVYVVLMLLIAIFANVLAPHAPAEQFRDALLHPPVWQEGGSWKFILGTDDVGRDVLTRLMYGARLSLLVGCLVVVLSLVFGVIFGLLAGYVGGALDAAIMRLVDIMLALPSLLLALVLVAIFGPSIVNASIALTFVALPHYIRLTRAAVLVEINRDYVTASNVAGAGPIRQMFINILPNCLAPLIVQASLGFSNAILDMAALGFLGMGAQPPTPEWGTMLSDVLQYAQSAWWVVTFPGVIILLTVLAFNLMGDGLRDALDPKLKQ from the coding sequence ATGTCAATTGTTGATCCAGCCAGCGTCACCGCTGCACCCAAGCCGATGACCCCAATTCAGGAATTCTGGCACTACTTTAAGCGTAATAAAGGCGCGGTCATTGGCCTGGTTTACGTGGTTCTGATGCTGTTAATCGCTATTTTTGCCAACGTGCTGGCACCGCATGCGCCCGCGGAACAGTTCCGTGATGCGCTGCTGCATCCGCCGGTCTGGCAGGAAGGCGGCAGCTGGAAGTTTATTCTCGGCACCGACGATGTCGGTCGCGACGTATTAACGCGTCTGATGTACGGCGCGCGGTTGTCGCTGCTGGTGGGCTGTCTGGTGGTGGTGCTGTCGCTGGTGTTTGGCGTGATCTTCGGCCTGTTGGCGGGTTACGTTGGCGGTGCGCTTGATGCAGCCATCATGCGTCTGGTCGATATCATGCTGGCGCTGCCAAGCCTGTTGCTGGCGCTGGTGCTGGTGGCAATTTTTGGTCCGTCGATCGTTAACGCCTCTATCGCGCTGACTTTCGTGGCGCTGCCGCACTACATTCGTCTGACGCGTGCTGCGGTGCTGGTGGAGATTAACCGCGACTACGTTACCGCGTCGAACGTCGCCGGTGCCGGTCCGATCCGCCAGATGTTCATCAATATCTTACCTAACTGTCTGGCACCGCTGATCGTGCAGGCGTCGTTGGGTTTCTCCAACGCCATTCTCGATATGGCGGCGTTGGGCTTTCTCGGAATGGGCGCGCAACCGCCAACGCCGGAGTGGGGCACCATGCTCTCCGACGTACTGCAGTATGCGCAAAGTGCCTGGTGGGTGGTGACGTTTCCTGGCGTCATTATTCTGCTTACCGTACTGGCATTTAACCTGATGGGCGACGGCTTGCGTGATGCCCTCGACCCGAAACTCAAGCAGTAA
- the bcsA gene encoding UDP-forming cellulose synthase catalytic subunit encodes MKKIWFYLLLLVLAPIAAVIIITPMDSQKQYIFGLISIGLLFLLGFSKSQKVSVVMVFLSALMSTRYIWWRTTETLHFNSEIEALFGIALYIAELYVWVILILGFLQTTWPLKRTIEPLPDDISLWPTVDIYIPSYNESLDVVRDTVLAAQCIDYPRDKVKIYLLDDGKRREFAVFAADVGVGYITRDDNRHAKAGNLNHAMKITKGELICIFDCDHVATRTFLQATVGPFLKDPKLALLQTPHYFYSPDPFERNLRAARSIPNEGALFYGPVQQGNDNWNATFFCGSCAVIRRAALEEIGGFAVETVTEDAHTALKMQRLGWGSAFLAIPLAAGLATERLGLHVVQRTRWARGMTQIFRVDNPLFGRGLKWQQRLCYLNAMLHFQFGIPRVIFLTAPLAYLLFNLNIIHSSASLIFAYVLPHLVMSLYVNSRMNGRFRYTFWGEIYETVMAFHLVIPTLLTLISPKHGKFNVTDKGGLLDQGFFDFNIVRPHVITALLLTAGITAGVVRAVAHDYFGVDPWVIALNVGWAIFSLVILMAAIAVARETKQVRKTIRIEVEIPAIIHYASGISSRTVTSDLSMGGAQIIAPDQRHLHDEIEEIDILLQSGAITIPVSIISSDDDVIRLKFGQMPLSRRRELVRVVLARADAWIQPQYKPDSPLRSLLTIIRTVFELFWLTWKGRRDKRKTVAGQAQEDQGA; translated from the coding sequence ATGAAAAAAATTTGGTTCTACCTGCTGCTATTGGTATTAGCGCCAATTGCGGCGGTGATCATCATTACGCCCATGGACAGCCAAAAGCAGTATATTTTTGGTTTAATCAGTATTGGTCTGCTCTTTTTATTGGGCTTCAGCAAAAGCCAAAAAGTCAGCGTGGTGATGGTATTTCTGTCGGCATTAATGTCGACGCGTTATATCTGGTGGCGCACCACCGAAACCCTGCATTTTAATTCGGAGATAGAGGCGCTGTTCGGCATCGCGCTCTATATTGCCGAGCTTTACGTGTGGGTGATTTTAATTCTTGGCTTCCTGCAAACTACCTGGCCGCTGAAGCGTACCATTGAGCCGTTGCCGGATGATATTAGCCTCTGGCCGACGGTCGATATCTATATTCCGAGCTATAACGAAAGCCTCGACGTAGTGCGCGATACCGTGCTGGCAGCGCAGTGCATCGATTATCCGCGCGATAAGGTGAAAATCTATCTGCTTGATGATGGCAAGCGTCGTGAGTTTGCGGTATTTGCCGCCGACGTTGGCGTCGGCTACATCACGCGCGACGATAACCGTCACGCCAAAGCGGGCAACCTCAATCATGCGATGAAAATCACTAAAGGCGAGCTGATCTGCATTTTTGACTGCGACCACGTTGCCACGCGCACCTTTTTGCAGGCCACCGTGGGGCCCTTCCTGAAGGATCCCAAACTGGCGCTGCTGCAAACACCGCACTACTTCTATTCACCCGACCCCTTTGAACGCAACCTGCGTGCGGCGCGCTCAATTCCTAACGAAGGTGCGCTGTTCTACGGCCCGGTACAGCAGGGCAACGACAACTGGAATGCCACCTTCTTCTGCGGCTCCTGTGCGGTGATCCGCCGTGCTGCGCTGGAAGAGATTGGCGGTTTTGCTGTGGAAACCGTGACTGAAGATGCGCACACCGCGTTGAAAATGCAGCGCCTTGGTTGGGGCTCGGCTTTTCTGGCGATCCCACTGGCGGCGGGTCTGGCAACCGAACGTCTCGGCCTGCACGTGGTGCAGCGTACCCGCTGGGCGCGCGGCATGACGCAAATTTTCCGCGTCGATAATCCGCTGTTTGGTCGCGGCCTGAAGTGGCAACAGCGTCTCTGTTATCTCAACGCCATGCTGCATTTCCAGTTTGGTATTCCGCGCGTGATCTTCCTGACCGCACCGCTGGCTTACCTGCTGTTTAACCTGAATATTATTCACTCTTCTGCATCGCTGATTTTCGCCTACGTGCTGCCGCATCTGGTGATGTCGCTGTACGTTAACTCACGCATGAACGGCCGTTTCCGTTACACCTTCTGGGGTGAAATCTATGAAACGGTGATGGCATTTCACCTGGTTATTCCGACGTTGCTGACGCTGATTTCACCCAAGCATGGCAAGTTCAACGTGACCGACAAGGGTGGCCTGCTCGATCAGGGTTTCTTTGACTTCAACATCGTCCGTCCGCATGTCATCACCGCGCTGCTGCTGACCGCGGGCATTACCGCGGGCGTGGTGCGCGCGGTGGCGCATGACTATTTTGGCGTCGATCCCTGGGTTATCGCGCTGAACGTTGGCTGGGCGATTTTCAGCCTGGTGATTCTGATGGCGGCGATTGCCGTGGCACGCGAAACCAAGCAGGTACGTAAAACCATCCGTATCGAGGTCGAAATTCCGGCCATTATTCATTACGCCAGCGGCATCTCGTCACGCACGGTGACCTCCGATTTGTCGATGGGCGGCGCGCAAATCATCGCGCCCGATCAACGTCATCTGCATGATGAAATTGAAGAAATTGATATTCTTCTGCAATCGGGTGCCATCACTATTCCGGTTAGCATCATCTCCAGCGACGACGACGTGATTCGCCTAAAGTTCGGCCAGATGCCGCTGTCGCGCCGCCGTGAACTGGTACGCGTGGTGTTGGCGCGCGCCGACGCCTGGATTCAGCCGCAATATAAGCCGGACAGCCCGCTGCGCTCGCTGTTAACCATTATTCGTACCGTGTTTGAACTCTTCTGGCTGACCTGGAAAGGGCGACGGGACAAACGTAAAACCGTTGCCGGTCAGGCGCAGGAGGATCAGGGAGCATGA
- the bcsO gene encoding cellulose biosynthesis protein BcsO → MKNYDDLQRFKEKTQTQDINFRDMSGQSLENDQQRWAIIQQLSEEKNHDDVLETGQRIDRAQPQPVKSDAFTAPVVAQLLSARTVSTGSLLLDSVAASPKPVTPLPSLRAQAAVQTTPATGSLLQQISATAVPSRPAAPAPVAQPAPAAALPPVGMPTPPPAAPGRFGGLFRTRPAEPVMLSKETLLKPLLEKIALCR, encoded by the coding sequence ATGAAAAATTACGATGATTTGCAGCGTTTTAAGGAAAAGACGCAGACGCAGGATATCAACTTCAGGGATATGTCAGGCCAGTCATTAGAAAACGACCAGCAGCGCTGGGCGATTATTCAACAGCTGTCTGAAGAGAAAAATCACGATGACGTGCTGGAAACCGGTCAGCGCATCGATCGTGCTCAGCCACAGCCGGTGAAAAGCGACGCCTTTACGGCGCCGGTGGTGGCGCAGCTGTTAAGCGCGCGCACCGTCAGCACCGGCAGCCTGCTGCTCGACAGCGTGGCGGCCAGTCCAAAACCAGTGACACCGCTGCCGTCGCTGCGTGCCCAGGCGGCGGTGCAGACTACGCCCGCAACCGGTTCGCTGCTGCAGCAGATTTCAGCCACCGCGGTGCCTTCGCGGCCCGCTGCACCTGCGCCGGTGGCTCAGCCAGCACCCGCTGCGGCACTGCCGCCTGTTGGCATGCCGACGCCGCCGCCTGCTGCGCCTGGCCGTTTTGGGGGATTATTCCGTACGCGTCCCGCTGAGCCGGTGATGCTGTCGAAAGAGACGCTACTCAAACCGTTACTGGAGAAGATCGCCCTATGCCGTTAG
- the dppF gene encoding dipeptide ABC transporter ATP-binding subunit DppF, with protein sequence MKHETTEQHYLLQAIDLKKHYPVKKGWFGEERLVKALDGVSFNLERGKTLAVVGESGCGKSTLGRLLTMIETPTEGQLYWHGQDLLKHDPQAQKLRRQKIQIVFQNPYGSLNPRKKISQILEEPLVINTSLSKAERKEKTLAMMAKVGLKTEHYDRYPHMFSGGQRQRIAIARGLMLDPDVLIADEPVSALDVSVRAQVLNLMMDLQQELGLSYVFISHDLSVVEHIADEVMVMYLGRCVERGTKEAIFSNPRHPYTQALLSATPRLNPDDRRERIKLTGELPSPLNPPPGCAFNARCVRRFGPCTQLQPQLKQYGDQQIACFAVDQDEQQQAG encoded by the coding sequence ATGAAGCATGAAACCACTGAGCAACATTATCTGTTGCAGGCGATCGATCTGAAAAAACACTACCCGGTGAAAAAAGGGTGGTTTGGTGAAGAGCGGCTGGTGAAGGCGCTGGATGGCGTTTCGTTTAATCTTGAGCGCGGCAAGACGCTGGCGGTAGTGGGCGAATCGGGCTGTGGTAAATCGACGCTGGGTCGTCTGCTGACCATGATTGAAACGCCGACCGAAGGGCAGCTTTACTGGCACGGCCAGGATCTGCTCAAGCACGATCCGCAGGCGCAGAAATTGCGTCGGCAGAAAATTCAAATCGTGTTTCAGAACCCGTACGGCTCGCTGAACCCGCGCAAAAAAATTAGCCAGATTCTGGAAGAGCCGCTGGTGATCAACACCAGCCTGAGCAAGGCAGAGCGCAAAGAGAAAACGCTGGCGATGATGGCGAAGGTCGGCCTGAAAACCGAACATTACGATCGCTATCCGCATATGTTTTCCGGCGGCCAGCGTCAGCGTATCGCGATTGCCCGCGGCCTGATGCTCGATCCCGATGTGCTGATTGCCGATGAACCGGTCTCCGCACTGGATGTATCAGTGCGCGCTCAGGTGCTGAACCTGATGATGGATCTGCAGCAGGAGCTGGGCTTGTCTTACGTGTTCATCTCGCACGATCTGTCGGTGGTTGAGCACATTGCAGATGAGGTGATGGTGATGTATCTCGGTCGCTGCGTGGAGCGCGGCACCAAAGAAGCGATTTTCAGCAACCCGCGCCATCCTTATACGCAGGCGCTGTTATCAGCCACGCCGCGCCTCAATCCAGATGATCGCCGTGAGCGTATCAAACTCACCGGCGAGCTGCCGAGCCCGTTGAATCCGCCGCCGGGCTGTGCGTTTAACGCCCGCTGCGTACGCCGCTTTGGTCCCTGCACCCAGTTGCAGCCGCAGCTGAAACAATATGGCGACCAGCAAATCGCCTGTTTCGCTGTTGATCAGGATGAACAGCAGCAGGCAGGCTAA
- the dppB gene encoding dipeptide ABC transporter permease DppB, whose amino-acid sequence MLQFILRRLGLVIPTFIGITLLTFAFVHLIPGDPVLIMAGERGISPERHAQLMAQLGLDQPLWKQYFSYINGVLHGDLGISLKSRIPVWDEFVPRFQATLELGFCAMIFAVAVGIPVGVLAAVKRGSVFDHTAVGISLTGYSMPIFWWGIMLIMLVSVQLNLTPVSGRVGDTVFLDDTQPLTGFMLIDTLIWGEPGDFHDAVMHMILPAIVLGTIPLAVIVRMTRSSMLEVLGEDYIRTARAKGLSRMRVIIVHALRNAMLPVVTVIGLQVGTLLAGAILTETIFSWPGLGRWLIEALQRRDYPVVQGGVLLVAVLIIVVNLLVDLLYGVVNPRIRHKK is encoded by the coding sequence ATGTTGCAGTTCATACTCCGACGTTTGGGCCTTGTTATCCCAACGTTTATCGGTATCACATTACTCACTTTTGCATTTGTTCATTTAATCCCAGGCGATCCGGTATTGATCATGGCGGGTGAGCGCGGGATATCTCCCGAGCGTCACGCGCAACTGATGGCCCAACTGGGACTCGACCAACCACTATGGAAACAATATTTCAGCTATATCAACGGGGTGCTGCATGGCGACCTGGGGATTTCGCTGAAGAGTCGCATCCCGGTATGGGATGAATTTGTGCCTCGCTTCCAGGCGACGCTGGAACTCGGCTTCTGCGCGATGATTTTCGCCGTGGCCGTGGGTATTCCGGTGGGCGTACTGGCCGCGGTTAAACGCGGTTCTGTCTTCGATCACACCGCAGTAGGCATCTCACTGACCGGCTACTCCATGCCGATTTTCTGGTGGGGCATCATGCTGATCATGCTGGTTTCGGTGCAACTCAACCTGACGCCGGTTTCCGGCCGCGTGGGCGACACCGTTTTCCTTGATGATACGCAACCGCTTACCGGCTTTATGCTGATCGACACGCTGATTTGGGGGGAGCCAGGCGACTTCCATGACGCGGTCATGCACATGATTCTGCCGGCGATCGTGCTGGGCACCATCCCGCTGGCGGTGATTGTGCGCATGACGCGCTCATCGATGCTGGAAGTGCTGGGCGAGGATTACATCCGCACCGCGCGCGCCAAAGGGCTGTCGCGTATGCGCGTCATCATTGTGCATGCGCTGCGTAACGCGATGTTGCCGGTGGTCACGGTGATTGGTTTGCAGGTCGGCACGCTGCTGGCAGGCGCCATTCTGACCGAAACCATCTTCTCCTGGCCGGGCCTTGGCCGCTGGCTGATTGAAGCACTGCAACGCCGCGATTACCCGGTAGTGCAGGGCGGCGTGTTGCTGGTCGCGGTGTTGATTATCGTGGTTAACCTGTTGGTTGATCTGTTGTACGGCGTGGTCAATCCGCGCATTCGCCACAAGAAATAA